In a single window of the Thiohalophilus sp. genome:
- a CDS encoding lysylphosphatidylglycerol synthase transmembrane domain-containing protein: MPRPALLTLNRHHLRLLAISLVLAAGLYLGFALVGGLPTLGRIINQLGLSGGLILLAASLGNYLLRFARWAFYLHSLHHRLPGLLHLGYYLSGFALTTTPAKAGETIRSLYLKRHGVPYTDSLASFFVERFLDVVVITLFATLLFIAHRDYRLFIALVLLTLLILLPLLQSRLPLRLCHYLAQHFANTRLAVLLTHLANMLHQAHRLLLLRRLYPGLLLGALAWLVQGLAFYYLLQISETSLPLATALGIYALSLLAGALSFIPGGIGATEAVMALLLLAHGVERDVAFSLPVINRVTTLWFAVALGLLSNALLAWRGIRPADDTPVKPAASHTTTAAKSD, encoded by the coding sequence CTGCCGAGGCCCGCGCTGCTCACACTCAACCGACATCATCTGCGTCTGCTGGCGATTTCGCTGGTACTGGCAGCGGGGCTGTACCTGGGGTTCGCGCTGGTCGGCGGTCTGCCGACGCTGGGGCGCATCATCAATCAGCTCGGTCTCAGCGGCGGTTTGATCCTGCTGGCCGCTTCATTGGGCAATTACCTGTTACGCTTTGCCCGCTGGGCGTTTTATCTCCACAGCCTGCACCACCGACTGCCCGGGCTGTTACATCTGGGGTATTACCTGTCCGGCTTCGCGCTGACCACCACGCCGGCCAAGGCCGGTGAAACCATCCGTTCCTTATATCTGAAACGCCACGGCGTCCCCTATACCGACAGCCTGGCCAGCTTTTTTGTTGAACGCTTTCTGGATGTGGTCGTCATTACCCTGTTCGCCACATTGCTCTTTATCGCCCATCGCGACTATCGGCTGTTTATTGCTCTGGTGTTGCTGACGTTATTGATACTGTTACCCCTGTTGCAAAGCCGTCTGCCGTTGCGACTTTGTCATTATCTGGCGCAACACTTTGCCAATACCCGTTTAGCCGTATTGTTGACGCATCTTGCCAACATGCTGCATCAGGCACATCGCCTGCTGTTACTGCGCCGGCTCTATCCGGGACTGTTACTCGGCGCACTGGCCTGGCTGGTCCAGGGACTGGCGTTCTATTATCTGTTGCAGATCAGCGAGACCTCCCTGCCGCTTGCCACGGCACTGGGCATCTATGCGCTGAGCCTGCTGGCCGGCGCCCTCTCCTTTATTCCCGGCGGGATCGGCGCCACCGAAGCAGTGATGGCGTTGTTGTTACTGGCGCACGGCGTCGAGCGCGACGTTGCCTTCAGCCTGCCGGTGATCAACCGCGTCACCACCTTGTGGTTCGCCGTTGCGCTGGGGTTACTCAGCAATGCCCTGCTGGCGTGGCGCGGGATCCGTCCCGCTGACGATACCCCGGTCAAACCGGCAGCCAGCCATACCACAACGGCAGCGAAATCAGACTGA
- a CDS encoding 2Fe-2S iron-sulfur cluster-binding protein encodes MDRLLTVSRAARLVGVSRGTLQKQIQDGDLPSFEGMVRLDDLNRAYPNVEVEDNSMLEKIEHIIDNALQRARGDKLRKLLTPDLGTLATRVSQLSKELAAARYTSEYLQQLLDETRQRLGELQEHTDPRDELQQLTSWLDASLKHTGEPPSPDQLLTQDTLLRVILAQVHIMPSGHEFFVEGNNSILDAALSAGVALNYGCSNGNCGKCKARLISGEVRKIRNHEYTLGEAEQNQGYLLACSNTAVTDIVLEADEALDEEDIEEQTVPAYIKKITRLSDALAIVSLNTVRRHRLRFLSGQKVLLSNEHGDNNWYHIASCPCDDRSLQFHIIRDNSPFSDYIFNQARVNDTIEITGPQGHFVLQRDIDKPILFIAVDTGFAPVKSLIEHALTLELADHVHLFWITTNHRSHYQHNLCRAWMDAFDHFHYTPLSLTDGTDEQQWQAQLKQFGDEYPDLSDYVVYFCGPEQMAKAARDSFTSRGLPKKRLFTEYYPE; translated from the coding sequence ATGGATCGACTGCTGACAGTTTCTCGCGCGGCACGACTGGTTGGGGTGTCGCGCGGGACCCTGCAAAAACAGATTCAGGACGGCGATCTGCCAAGCTTTGAGGGCATGGTCAGACTCGATGACCTGAACCGGGCCTATCCGAACGTCGAAGTCGAAGACAACAGCATGCTCGAGAAGATCGAGCATATTATCGACAATGCCCTGCAGCGGGCCCGGGGTGACAAGCTGCGCAAGCTGCTCACTCCCGATCTGGGCACCCTTGCGACACGCGTCTCCCAGCTCAGCAAGGAGCTGGCCGCTGCCCGTTATACTTCGGAATATCTGCAACAACTTCTCGACGAGACCCGTCAGCGTCTGGGCGAACTGCAAGAGCACACTGATCCCCGCGATGAGCTGCAACAGCTCACCAGTTGGCTGGATGCATCGCTCAAACATACCGGTGAACCACCAAGCCCCGATCAGCTGTTGACCCAGGACACGCTGCTGCGGGTGATTCTCGCCCAGGTCCACATCATGCCCAGCGGGCATGAATTTTTTGTCGAGGGAAACAATTCCATTCTGGACGCGGCACTGAGTGCCGGCGTGGCACTGAATTACGGATGCAGTAACGGCAATTGCGGTAAATGCAAGGCACGGCTGATTTCAGGTGAAGTCCGCAAGATTCGTAATCATGAATACACGCTTGGCGAGGCGGAACAGAACCAGGGTTATTTACTGGCCTGTTCGAACACGGCAGTCACCGATATCGTGTTGGAAGCGGATGAAGCGCTTGATGAAGAAGATATTGAAGAACAGACCGTCCCGGCCTATATCAAAAAAATAACCCGCCTATCCGATGCGCTGGCTATTGTCTCTTTAAATACCGTACGCCGCCATCGCTTGCGTTTTCTGTCGGGACAAAAAGTTCTGCTCAGCAACGAGCACGGTGACAACAACTGGTATCATATTGCCAGTTGTCCCTGCGACGATCGAAGCCTGCAGTTTCATATCATCCGGGACAACAGCCCGTTCAGTGATTACATTTTCAATCAGGCCAGGGTCAACGACACAATTGAGATTACAGGTCCCCAGGGCCATTTTGTCTTGCAGCGGGACATCGACAAACCGATACTGTTTATCGCCGTCGACACCGGGTTTGCACCGGTAAAAAGCCTGATCGAGCACGCCCTGACCCTGGAGCTGGCGGATCATGTTCATCTCTTCTGGATTACCACCAATCACCGTTCCCATTATCAGCACAATCTTTGCCGTGCCTGGATGGATGCCTTCGATCACTTTCACTACACTCCCTTGTCGCTGACTGATGGTACAGACGAGCAACAGTGGCAGGCGCAATTGAAACAGTTCGGTGACGAGTACCCGGACTTGTCCGACTATGTAGTCTATTTCTGCGGGCCGGAGCAGATGGCGAAAGCCGCGCGCGACTCTTTCACTTCACGCGGTTTGCCAAAGAAGAGACTGTTTACCGAGTATTATCCGGAATGA
- a CDS encoding thioredoxin family protein, with protein sequence MSRPVPDAEILIATGCAHCPAVLQALSDLIKEGLLRELRVSNIVVDPARAQELGVRTTPWTRIGPFTLPGNYSPKELRHWAQQAGSEEGIADYIRSHLKDGQLQQIEDFLNQHPEWLETVISLLEREDLEIQVRLGLDAVLESLAGSDALKQLTPEFARLSEHNNAQIRGDATHYLALTGDPAVRPRLEQRLQDESAEIREIAREGLDRLSKVN encoded by the coding sequence ATGTCCCGACCTGTCCCAGATGCCGAAATTTTGATCGCCACCGGCTGTGCCCACTGTCCCGCCGTGCTGCAGGCGCTGTCCGATTTAATCAAGGAAGGACTGCTTCGCGAACTGCGGGTCAGCAATATCGTGGTCGATCCCGCCCGCGCGCAGGAACTGGGGGTGCGCACCACGCCCTGGACCCGCATCGGCCCCTTCACCCTGCCGGGCAACTATTCACCGAAAGAGCTGCGCCACTGGGCACAACAGGCCGGCAGCGAGGAAGGAATTGCCGATTACATTCGCAGCCATCTCAAGGACGGGCAGTTGCAGCAGATCGAGGACTTTCTGAATCAGCATCCCGAGTGGCTCGAAACGGTCATTTCCCTGCTGGAACGGGAGGATCTGGAGATCCAGGTTCGGCTCGGACTGGATGCGGTGCTGGAATCACTGGCCGGCAGCGATGCGCTGAAACAACTGACGCCTGAATTTGCCCGACTGTCGGAACATAACAATGCCCAGATTCGGGGTGACGCCACCCACTACCTGGCCCTGACCGGCGATCCCGCCGTTCGCCCCCGGCTGGAGCAGCGGTTGCAGGATGAATCGGCGGAGATTCGCGAAATTGCCCGCGAAGGGCTCGATCGGCTCTCGAAAGTTAACTGA
- a CDS encoding YdcH family protein gives MDEHEAAQLHHKLQLLETEHRDLDDIINRLVDDPTMDQLQLRRMKQRKLLLKDLITRLRSRLIPDLKA, from the coding sequence ATGGATGAACACGAAGCTGCACAATTGCATCACAAGCTGCAGTTACTGGAAACCGAGCATCGCGATCTGGACGATATTATCAACCGCCTGGTCGATGATCCGACCATGGATCAGTTGCAGTTGCGGCGCATGAAACAACGCAAGCTGTTGCTCAAGGATCTCATCACCAGGCTGCGCAGCCGACTGATTCCGGATCTAAAGGCCTGA
- a CDS encoding ATP-binding cassette domain-containing protein produces the protein MPPILTFKDVCLSYGAQPLLDHVDLQLERGERVCLVGRNGSGKSTLMHLLNGDIQPDEGEIWHPDTLRIAHLHQEVPHTSEQTVFEMVAGGLQETGELLASYHQALQQLDDSPQQIERLTELQQQLEAVDGWRLEQRVASAISKMDLPEQTPLATLSGGMKRRVLLARALVSEPDLLLLDEPTNHLDIEGITWMEQFLLGYAGCLVFITHDRSFLQSLASRIIQLDRGHLTSWPGDYQHYLEKKEQLLDAEEKERARQDKKLAEEEAWIRKGIKARRTRNMGRVRALKAMREDVRQRREQQGQVRLNLDEAQGSGKLVADVENVSFAYDGEPILKNFSTRIMRGDRIGIVGPNGVGKSTLIRILLGELKPDSGKVRLGTKLETAYFDQHRAILDPEKSVLNNLNEGSDMIEVQGRKRHAIGYLREFLFPVQQVHSPVKSLSGGERNRLLLAKLFTQPANLLVLDEPTNDLDVETLELLEDLLMNYEGTLLVVSHDRTFLDNVVTSVLVFEDEGVVNEYVGGYHDWYRYRQQHPYVSAAGKAAATSRDAASPRDTEPVTTKRKLGYREQQELKALPGRIEQLEQELQQLQTQIGDPAFYQQDGETIAQTLQRLDEINAELEACFLRWEELE, from the coding sequence ATGCCGCCTATTCTGACTTTCAAAGACGTTTGCCTCAGTTACGGGGCGCAGCCGCTGCTGGATCACGTCGATCTGCAACTGGAGCGGGGCGAACGGGTCTGCCTGGTCGGACGCAACGGATCGGGCAAATCGACCCTGATGCATCTGCTCAACGGCGATATCCAGCCCGACGAGGGCGAGATCTGGCATCCGGACACCCTGCGCATCGCCCATCTGCACCAGGAGGTGCCGCACACCTCGGAACAGACCGTCTTCGAGATGGTGGCCGGGGGACTGCAGGAGACCGGGGAATTACTGGCGTCCTATCATCAGGCCCTGCAGCAGCTGGATGACTCGCCGCAACAGATTGAACGTCTGACCGAGCTGCAACAGCAGCTGGAAGCGGTGGACGGCTGGCGACTGGAACAGCGGGTCGCTTCGGCGATCAGCAAAATGGATCTGCCCGAGCAGACGCCGCTGGCCACCCTCTCCGGGGGCATGAAGCGCCGCGTGCTGCTGGCACGGGCGCTGGTCAGCGAACCGGATCTGTTATTACTGGACGAGCCTACCAACCACCTGGATATCGAGGGCATCACCTGGATGGAGCAATTCCTGCTGGGCTATGCGGGCTGTCTGGTGTTTATTACCCATGACCGCAGTTTCTTGCAGAGTCTGGCCTCCCGTATTATCCAGCTGGATCGCGGCCATCTGACCTCCTGGCCCGGCGATTATCAACACTATCTGGAAAAGAAGGAACAACTGCTGGATGCCGAGGAAAAAGAGCGGGCGCGTCAGGACAAGAAGCTGGCCGAGGAGGAGGCCTGGATCCGCAAGGGGATCAAGGCGCGGCGCACCCGCAACATGGGCCGGGTACGGGCCCTGAAGGCGATGCGCGAGGATGTCCGGCAACGACGTGAGCAACAGGGCCAGGTCCGGCTCAATTTGGATGAGGCGCAGGGTTCCGGCAAGCTGGTGGCGGACGTGGAGAACGTCTCCTTTGCCTACGACGGCGAGCCTATTTTGAAAAATTTTTCCACCCGCATCATGCGCGGCGATCGCATCGGTATTGTCGGCCCCAACGGGGTCGGCAAGAGTACCCTGATCCGGATCCTGCTCGGCGAGTTGAAACCCGACAGCGGCAAAGTCCGCCTGGGTACCAAACTGGAAACGGCCTATTTCGATCAGCACCGGGCGATTCTCGATCCGGAAAAATCGGTGCTGAACAATCTCAACGAAGGCAGCGACATGATCGAGGTCCAGGGCCGTAAGCGTCACGCCATCGGTTATCTGCGCGAGTTCCTGTTCCCGGTGCAACAGGTGCATTCCCCGGTCAAGAGCCTCTCCGGCGGCGAGCGCAATCGCCTGTTGCTGGCAAAATTGTTTACCCAGCCGGCCAATCTGCTGGTGCTGGACGAGCCGACCAATGATCTGGATGTGGAAACCCTGGAGCTGCTCGAAGATCTGTTAATGAATTACGAAGGGACATTGCTGGTGGTCAGCCACGATCGGACCTTTCTGGATAATGTCGTCACCAGCGTGCTGGTGTTCGAGGACGAGGGCGTGGTTAACGAATATGTCGGCGGCTATCACGACTGGTATCGCTATCGCCAGCAGCATCCCTATGTAAGCGCCGCGGGAAAAGCCGCTGCCACGAGCCGTGACGCGGCGTCACCGCGGGACACCGAACCGGTCACAACCAAACGCAAGCTCGGCTATCGCGAACAGCAGGAGTTGAAGGCGCTGCCGGGACGGATCGAACAACTGGAACAGGAGCTGCAGCAATTACAGACGCAGATCGGCGATCCCGCTTTTTATCAGCAGGACGGTGAGACGATTGCGCAGACCCTGCAGCGGCTCGATGAGATCAATGCGGAACTGGAAGCCTGTTTCCTGCGCTGGGAAGAGCTGGAATAG
- a CDS encoding DMT family transporter: MSVPTAYIGVVLIWSTTPLAIKWSGEGPGFLFGVAARMWIGALVCVLLLTLLSRTLPRDRQALKSYLAGGIGVFGAMTSVYWGAQYIPSGLISVLFGLTPIVTGLMAALWLHERALTLPKLIGILLALGGLIVVFARGLHLGEQAGYGIAAVVLAVCLHSLSMVLVKKIDAHLSGLESTSGALLVAAPCYLLVWLLLDGQWPAEIGARAAGSILYLAVFGSVLGFIMFFYVLKQIDASRVALVTLLTPVLALLFGRIFNQEQIGLELYLGATLILLGMGLYQWGERMIRYLRNRAASDAVG, from the coding sequence ATGTCGGTGCCGACTGCCTATATTGGCGTGGTGTTGATCTGGTCGACCACGCCGTTGGCGATCAAGTGGAGCGGGGAAGGGCCGGGCTTTCTGTTCGGCGTGGCCGCGCGCATGTGGATCGGCGCGCTGGTCTGCGTGCTGCTGTTAACCCTGTTATCCCGAACACTGCCGCGCGATCGTCAGGCGCTGAAAAGTTATCTGGCCGGTGGCATTGGCGTGTTCGGCGCGATGACCTCCGTCTACTGGGGCGCGCAGTATATTCCTTCGGGACTGATCTCGGTGCTGTTCGGGCTGACACCGATCGTCACCGGCTTGATGGCGGCGTTATGGCTGCACGAACGGGCTTTGACTCTGCCGAAACTGATCGGGATATTACTGGCACTGGGTGGATTGATCGTAGTGTTTGCCCGGGGGTTGCACCTGGGTGAGCAGGCCGGTTACGGCATTGCGGCGGTAGTGCTGGCGGTCTGTCTGCATTCGTTGAGTATGGTGTTGGTCAAGAAGATCGATGCACATCTGTCGGGACTGGAATCCACCAGTGGCGCCTTGCTGGTGGCGGCACCCTGTTACCTGCTGGTCTGGTTGTTGCTGGATGGCCAGTGGCCGGCCGAGATCGGGGCGCGCGCGGCCGGATCGATTTTATATCTCGCAGTATTCGGTTCGGTATTGGGCTTTATTATGTTCTTTTATGTCCTCAAACAGATTGATGCCAGTCGCGTGGCGCTGGTAACATTGTTGACACCGGTACTGGCCCTGCTGTTTGGGCGGATATTCAACCAGGAACAGATCGGCCTCGAACTCTATCTGGGCGCGACACTGATCCTGCTGGGGATGGGGTTATACCAATGGGGCGAAAGGATGATTCGTTATTTGCGCAACAGGGCCGCGAGCGACGCCGTGGGTTGA
- the mltF gene encoding membrane-bound lytic murein transglycosylase MltF, whose protein sequence is MGRKDDSLFAQQGRERRRGLSGWRSSVLLLLAAALSACGDDAYITRIQEQGKLVVVTRNAPTTYYMGRDGPTGFEYALVSTFAEDLGVELKLVTSDNPSEILRMIEAGKADIAAAGLTRTEQRRERVLFSRAYQQVTQQVVCRRLGARPSSPEDLVGLSIEVPAETSYVEQLERLQQDIPELSWEAVPEHDTEYLLEKVWQRKLDCTIGDSNIVAINQRYMPELSVRFDISEPQPLAWAMPANADGLQAAVNDWLEQYEEDGQLQALINQYYGFIEVFDYVDTRAFQRKVERVLPQYQKLFQEAGKQYDIDWTLLAAQAYQESHWDRLARSPTGVRGIMMLTRITAREVGIQSRLDPKQSIMGGAKYLANLRGRLPEAISEPDRTWIALAAYNVGMGHVYDARNLARDLGKNPDLWHDFREVLPLLAQKKYYKDLRYGYARGSEPVRYVRRIRNYHDMLLQALKVN, encoded by the coding sequence ATGGGGCGAAAGGATGATTCGTTATTTGCGCAACAGGGCCGCGAGCGACGCCGTGGGTTGAGTGGTTGGCGTAGCAGTGTGCTGCTATTGCTGGCTGCAGCGCTGAGCGCCTGCGGTGATGATGCTTATATCACGCGCATTCAGGAACAGGGCAAGCTGGTGGTGGTTACCCGCAACGCCCCGACCACCTATTATATGGGCCGTGATGGACCCACGGGCTTTGAATACGCTCTGGTTTCCACTTTTGCCGAGGATCTGGGGGTCGAACTGAAGCTGGTCACCAGTGATAATCCCAGCGAGATTCTGCGCATGATTGAAGCCGGGAAGGCGGATATTGCTGCTGCCGGACTGACCCGCACCGAACAGCGCCGGGAGCGCGTGCTGTTTTCTCGCGCCTATCAACAAGTCACTCAGCAGGTGGTGTGCCGTCGGCTTGGCGCCCGTCCTTCCTCGCCTGAAGATCTGGTCGGCCTCTCCATCGAGGTGCCGGCTGAAACCAGTTATGTGGAACAGCTGGAGCGCCTGCAGCAGGACATCCCGGAACTGTCCTGGGAGGCTGTTCCGGAGCACGATACCGAATATCTGCTGGAAAAAGTCTGGCAACGCAAACTCGATTGCACCATTGGCGATTCCAATATTGTGGCGATAAACCAGCGTTACATGCCGGAACTGTCAGTCCGCTTTGATATTAGTGAACCCCAGCCGCTGGCCTGGGCAATGCCCGCCAATGCGGACGGATTACAAGCCGCCGTAAATGACTGGCTGGAACAGTATGAAGAGGATGGTCAGCTGCAGGCCCTGATCAATCAGTATTACGGCTTCATCGAAGTCTTCGATTATGTCGATACCCGGGCGTTTCAGCGCAAGGTTGAACGCGTACTGCCGCAATACCAGAAGCTGTTTCAGGAAGCCGGGAAACAATACGATATCGACTGGACTTTGCTGGCCGCCCAGGCCTATCAGGAATCCCACTGGGATCGCCTTGCCCGCAGTCCCACCGGCGTGCGCGGCATCATGATGTTGACCCGGATTACGGCCCGGGAGGTCGGGATCCAGAGCCGGCTGGATCCAAAGCAGAGCATCATGGGTGGCGCCAAATACCTCGCGAACCTGCGCGGTCGACTACCGGAGGCGATCAGCGAACCGGACCGCACCTGGATCGCCCTGGCGGCGTATAACGTGGGCATGGGCCATGTCTACGATGCCCGCAACCTGGCTCGCGATCTGGGCAAGAATCCCGATTTGTGGCACGACTTCCGTGAAGTGTTACCCCTACTGGCGCAGAAAAAATACTACAAGGATCTGCGTTACGGGTACGCTCGCGGTTCGGAGCCGGTGCGTTACGTGCGCCGCATCCGCAACTACCACGACATGCTGCTGCAGGCCCTCAAGGTCAACTAG
- the ispG gene encoding flavodoxin-dependent (E)-4-hydroxy-3-methylbut-2-enyl-diphosphate synthase, whose product MSKSVQRQHTVPVQVGHVTVGGDAPIVVQSMTNTDTADIAATVQQVRDLSQAGSELVRITVNSAEAAAAVPQIREALDQAGCTTPLVGDFHFNGHKLLSDYPECAAALAKYRINPGNVGKGKKRDEQFARMIEVAIEYDKPVRIGINWGSLDQALLARMMDENARLPEPREPTALMHAAVVTSALESAQQAEELGMAHDKIILSCKMSGVQDLISVYQDISSQCDYPLHLGLTEAGMGSKGIVASTAALSVLLQQGIGDTIRISLTPEPGGDRCQEVVVAQEILQSMGLRAFTPMVVACPGCGRTSSTYFQQLAMDIQGYLRQQMPQWREQYQGVEELSVAVMGCVVNGPGESKHANIGISLPGTGEKPVAPVYVDGEKTVTLKGDNIAGEFQQIIDDYIQRHYAGNKK is encoded by the coding sequence ATGAGCAAATCCGTTCAGCGCCAGCACACGGTTCCTGTCCAGGTCGGCCACGTCACCGTAGGCGGTGACGCCCCGATCGTGGTGCAATCAATGACCAATACCGACACCGCCGACATCGCGGCCACGGTCCAGCAGGTCCGCGATCTGAGCCAGGCCGGCTCCGAACTGGTGCGCATTACGGTCAACAGCGCAGAGGCCGCCGCGGCCGTCCCGCAGATTCGCGAGGCGCTGGACCAGGCCGGTTGCACCACCCCGCTGGTGGGCGACTTTCACTTCAACGGCCACAAGCTGCTGAGCGATTATCCCGAGTGCGCCGCCGCGCTGGCCAAATACCGCATCAACCCCGGTAACGTGGGCAAGGGCAAAAAACGGGACGAGCAGTTCGCCCGCATGATCGAGGTGGCCATCGAGTACGACAAGCCGGTGCGCATCGGCATCAACTGGGGCTCGCTGGATCAAGCCCTGCTGGCGCGGATGATGGACGAGAACGCCAGACTGCCCGAGCCGCGCGAGCCGACCGCGCTGATGCACGCGGCGGTGGTTACCTCGGCACTGGAGAGTGCCCAGCAGGCCGAAGAACTGGGCATGGCCCATGACAAGATCATCCTCTCCTGCAAGATGAGCGGGGTGCAGGATCTGATCAGCGTCTATCAGGATATCTCCTCACAATGTGATTATCCGCTGCACCTGGGCCTGACCGAGGCCGGCATGGGCTCCAAGGGCATCGTCGCCTCCACCGCCGCGCTGTCGGTGCTGTTGCAACAGGGCATCGGCGATACGATCCGGATCTCCCTGACCCCGGAACCGGGCGGGGATCGCTGCCAGGAAGTGGTAGTCGCGCAGGAGATCCTGCAATCCATGGGGCTGCGCGCCTTCACACCGATGGTGGTAGCCTGCCCCGGCTGCGGTCGCACCTCCAGCACCTACTTCCAGCAACTGGCGATGGATATCCAGGGTTACCTGCGCCAGCAGATGCCGCAATGGCGTGAACAATACCAGGGCGTGGAAGAATTATCCGTGGCGGTCATGGGTTGCGTGGTCAACGGACCGGGTGAGAGCAAACACGCCAACATCGGCATCAGCCTGCCCGGCACCGGCGAAAAACCGGTGGCCCCGGTTTATGTGGACGGCGAGAAAACCGTGACTCTCAAGGGCGACAACATCGCCGGGGAATTCCAGCAAATCATCGACGACTACATCCAGCGCCACTACGCTGGAAACAAAAAGTAA
- a CDS encoding class I SAM-dependent methyltransferase: MAKQQAGKKPTMADQADRHVLYQKSVQAPEAEVAFFDQVFPELRGRKALSMKEDFCGTAYLAAEWCKSDPQRTAIGVDYDEETVEWGRKHNIEAEGGDLAERITLHIDDVRNVTEPQVDIVCAFNFSYCLFEKRDELIDYFKKARQSLVDDGLLILDLFGGTECEDVIEEETEIEDEPATYIWEHVAFNPIDHHMKCAIHFEFDDGSRMQNAFTYEWRLWAIPEVRELLEEAGFSKSRVYWEKYEDSDDDDDELEGTGEYEEVTEVENQESWMIYIVAEK; encoded by the coding sequence ATGGCAAAACAACAGGCAGGCAAGAAACCGACCATGGCCGATCAGGCGGACCGGCATGTGTTGTACCAGAAGTCGGTGCAGGCCCCTGAAGCGGAAGTGGCCTTTTTTGATCAGGTGTTCCCCGAGTTGCGCGGCCGCAAGGCACTGAGCATGAAGGAAGACTTCTGCGGCACCGCCTATCTGGCCGCCGAGTGGTGCAAGTCGGATCCGCAACGTACTGCCATCGGCGTGGATTATGACGAAGAGACCGTCGAATGGGGCCGCAAGCACAACATCGAAGCCGAAGGCGGCGACCTGGCTGAGCGTATTACCCTGCACATCGACGACGTGCGCAACGTCACCGAGCCGCAGGTGGATATCGTCTGCGCCTTCAATTTCAGCTACTGCCTGTTCGAAAAGCGCGATGAACTGATCGACTACTTCAAAAAGGCCCGCCAGAGTCTGGTGGACGACGGCCTGTTGATTCTGGATCTGTTCGGCGGTACCGAGTGCGAGGACGTGATCGAAGAAGAGACCGAGATCGAGGACGAGCCGGCCACCTACATCTGGGAACACGTCGCCTTCAACCCCATCGATCATCACATGAAATGCGCCATCCATTTTGAATTCGACGACGGCTCACGCATGCAAAACGCCTTCACCTACGAATGGCGCCTGTGGGCCATTCCCGAAGTCCGCGAACTCCTCGAAGAAGCCGGCTTCAGCAAGTCACGGGTCTACTGGGAAAAATACGAAGATTCCGATGACGATGATGACGAGCTGGAAGGTACCGGGGAATACGAAGAAGTGACCGAGGTGGAAAACCAGGAATCCTGGATGATCTACATCGTCGCCGAGAAATAA